In Ruminiclostridium papyrosolvens DSM 2782, the following proteins share a genomic window:
- a CDS encoding epoxyqueuosine reductase QueH produces MKVLLHMCCGPCSTYPVQELMNEGIDIQGYFYNPNIHPIEEHKKRRENVEKFSKIKNIPVIYDDDFRQSEWEEMKDMGEARCFHCYSVRLENAAKLAVEQGCDGFSTTLLVSPYQKHDLIKELGEKYAAQYGTAFLYRDFRPGFRQGQQLARDMELYRQKYCGCILSLPVK; encoded by the coding sequence ATGAAAGTACTATTGCACATGTGTTGTGGGCCATGTTCTACGTACCCTGTACAGGAACTTATGAATGAAGGTATTGACATACAGGGGTATTTTTACAATCCCAATATACATCCTATAGAAGAGCATAAAAAACGCAGGGAAAATGTTGAAAAGTTCAGCAAAATAAAAAATATTCCTGTAATATATGATGATGATTTCAGACAGTCTGAATGGGAAGAAATGAAGGATATGGGTGAAGCCAGATGTTTTCACTGTTATAGCGTAAGACTTGAAAATGCGGCAAAACTCGCTGTAGAGCAAGGGTGTGACGGATTTTCAACAACTCTGCTTGTAAGCCCGTACCAGAAGCATGATTTAATAAAAGAACTTGGTGAAAAATACGCAGCACAGTACGGAACTGCATTTTTATACAGAGATTTCAGACCCGGATTCAGGCAGGGACAGCAGTTGGCAAGAGACATGGAATTATATCGTCAAAAATACTGCGGGTGTATTCTCTCCCTTCCTGTGAAATAG
- the ruvB gene encoding Holliday junction branch migration DNA helicase RuvB, with the protein MTDLTDERLVEAGNRSDDFDEVSLRPKRFDEYIGQSKAKGNLTVFIEAAKRRKEALDHVLLYGPPGLGKTTLASIISLEMGVNLRITSGPAIEKAGDLAAILTNLGTHDVLFIDEIHRLNRSVEEILYPAMEDYALDIIIGKGPSARSIRLDLPKFTLIGATTRAGLLTAPLRDRFGVINKLEMYTSEELKEIVIRSAGILNIGLDQEGAYEIARRSRGTPRIANRLLKRVRDFAQVKGSGVIELELAKHALDALEVDEIGLDGVDRNMLLSIINKFGGGPVGLDTLAASIGEESGTIEDVYEPYLIQLGFINKTPRGRMATKNAYAHFGLEYDG; encoded by the coding sequence ATGACGGATTTAACTGATGAGAGGCTTGTTGAGGCAGGTAACCGTTCTGATGATTTTGACGAGGTTAGTTTAAGGCCCAAAAGGTTCGATGAGTACATAGGACAGTCCAAGGCCAAGGGTAACCTGACAGTATTTATAGAGGCAGCAAAAAGAAGGAAAGAGGCACTGGATCATGTTTTACTTTATGGCCCTCCGGGACTGGGTAAGACTACTCTGGCAAGCATAATTTCATTGGAGATGGGTGTAAACTTAAGAATTACATCCGGGCCGGCAATAGAAAAAGCCGGTGACTTGGCTGCTATACTTACAAACCTTGGTACTCACGATGTATTGTTTATAGATGAAATACACAGGCTCAACAGAAGTGTGGAAGAAATCCTTTACCCTGCTATGGAAGACTATGCTTTGGATATAATTATCGGCAAGGGGCCAAGCGCCAGATCAATAAGACTGGATCTTCCTAAGTTCACCCTGATAGGTGCCACTACAAGAGCCGGGCTTTTGACTGCACCGCTGAGAGACAGGTTTGGTGTAATAAATAAGCTGGAAATGTATACTTCCGAAGAACTAAAGGAAATTGTAATACGTTCAGCAGGGATTCTTAATATCGGACTGGATCAAGAGGGTGCTTATGAGATTGCCAGAAGATCAAGAGGAACCCCCAGAATTGCAAACAGACTGCTAAAAAGAGTACGTGATTTTGCACAGGTAAAAGGAAGTGGTGTAATAGAGCTTGAACTGGCAAAACATGCCTTAGATGCACTTGAGGTTGATGAGATAGGATTGGACGGTGTCGACAGAAATATGCTCCTGAGCATAATCAATAAATTCGGAGGCGGCCCGGTAGGGCTGGATACACTGGCAGCTTCAATAGGGGAAGAATCAGGTACTATTGAGGATGTGTACGAGCCATATCTTATACAATTAGGATTTATAAATAAAACACCAAGGGGAAGAATGGCTACAAAAAATGCTTATGCGCATTTTGGATTGGAGTATGACGGGTAA
- a CDS encoding metallophosphoesterase, which translates to MKVLVMSDTHGYLNNAMRAIDNNPDVDMIIHLGDYCRDVADLEQLYPDKKFEYVYGNSDFGVGLVEAEKTLEIEGRRIFLTHGHKYSVKWDLDRIIAKAEVENAHIALYGHTHVALIDQTCDCMVLNPGSISESRSNLSESYAILDITPEKVDAEFFYI; encoded by the coding sequence ATGAAAGTACTTGTTATGAGTGATACTCACGGGTATCTCAACAATGCAATGAGGGCAATAGACAATAATCCGGATGTTGATATGATAATTCATCTGGGAGACTATTGCAGGGATGTAGCAGATCTTGAACAGCTATATCCGGATAAAAAGTTTGAGTATGTTTACGGAAACAGTGACTTTGGAGTTGGATTGGTTGAGGCTGAAAAGACTTTGGAAATTGAGGGCAGGAGAATATTTTTGACTCATGGTCATAAATACTCGGTAAAGTGGGACCTAGACCGTATAATTGCAAAGGCGGAGGTTGAAAATGCGCATATTGCTCTTTATGGGCATACTCATGTAGCATTGATTGACCAAACTTGTGATTGTATGGTTCTAAATCCGGGTAGCATAAGTGAATCCAGAAGTAATTTATCTGAGTCCTATGCAATTTTGGATATAACACCTGAAAAAGTAGATGCTGAATTCTTTTATATTTAG
- a CDS encoding beta-galactosidase, with protein sequence MKFGVDYYPEHWPEERWTVDAKLMKEAGIEVVRLAEFSWAKMEPEEGTYDFSWLDKAIATLGKEGIKTVLGTPTATPPIWIIEKNPEILPVNQEGIRLSFGGRHHNCQSNQVYRNHIKRFVASMAKHFSNNPDVVGWQIDNEFGNSHQQLCMCDSCRTAFHQWLQNKYTTIDNLNNTWGTTFWSQTYSSFDQIPVPLRTPNSHNPSLLLDWKRFSSDLIVDFQKHQLNIVRKECPHHFVTHNFMGFFDKTNYFDLSKDLDFISHDQYPMYFKKSIEMLSHKHSLAATLDLMRGMKQKPFWIMEQQSGPSGWETMSPTPRPGQLALWTYQSIAHGADTIVYFRWRSCLFGTEEYWHGILPHHGEPERRYEEIKQTIGELSPVMEMFKGGLPDSDVGILFSYDQEWAFQIQPHHYDLNYINHLLGYYKAFYEANIPVDMVSDEQDFMKYKLLVVPLLFLSKPDLTSKLEKYVSDGGHLILTMRSGVKNWNNTVIPKILPGDLAPIAGIKISEYDCLNDVSQSIRWFSSELFDKVEQVSKWADIITLDGAEALAFYAEDYYKDTPAITQNIYKQGITYYVGTELGNDIMKEFICYVVKKSNIQPILQTPKGVEITNRTSKNGKYIFILNHNPKPEVFYIPYNWEPVIGQRFLVDSKINLPPYGTAVFKTK encoded by the coding sequence ATGAAATTCGGTGTTGATTATTACCCTGAGCATTGGCCAGAAGAAAGATGGACAGTTGACGCAAAGCTTATGAAGGAAGCCGGAATAGAAGTTGTCCGGCTGGCAGAGTTTTCTTGGGCAAAAATGGAACCTGAAGAAGGTACCTATGACTTTAGTTGGCTGGACAAAGCTATCGCCACTTTAGGCAAAGAAGGAATTAAGACGGTTTTAGGTACTCCTACAGCTACCCCACCTATCTGGATTATAGAGAAAAATCCTGAGATTTTGCCTGTAAACCAAGAAGGCATAAGGCTGAGCTTTGGAGGACGGCATCACAACTGTCAATCCAATCAGGTCTATAGAAACCATATTAAACGGTTTGTTGCCTCCATGGCAAAACATTTCAGCAATAATCCTGATGTTGTAGGCTGGCAAATTGACAATGAGTTTGGAAACAGCCATCAGCAGCTATGTATGTGTGACTCTTGTCGCACCGCCTTTCATCAATGGCTGCAAAATAAATATACAACAATAGATAATTTAAATAACACATGGGGAACTACTTTCTGGAGTCAGACCTACTCTAGCTTTGATCAGATTCCAGTACCCCTGCGCACCCCAAATTCCCATAATCCTTCTCTCCTGCTTGATTGGAAAAGATTTTCCTCTGACCTCATAGTGGATTTTCAGAAGCATCAGTTAAACATAGTACGTAAAGAGTGTCCCCATCACTTTGTTACTCATAATTTTATGGGTTTTTTTGATAAGACCAACTATTTCGATCTGTCTAAAGACCTGGATTTTATTTCACATGACCAATATCCCATGTATTTTAAAAAGAGCATAGAAATGCTCTCTCATAAGCATAGTTTAGCCGCCACTCTTGATTTAATGAGAGGAATGAAGCAAAAACCATTTTGGATTATGGAGCAGCAGTCAGGACCTTCCGGCTGGGAAACAATGAGTCCCACGCCTAGGCCAGGCCAGCTGGCACTCTGGACATATCAGTCCATTGCCCATGGAGCGGATACAATCGTATATTTTCGCTGGAGGTCATGCCTGTTTGGAACAGAAGAATACTGGCATGGTATTCTTCCTCATCACGGAGAACCAGAAAGGCGTTATGAGGAAATCAAACAGACCATCGGAGAATTAAGTCCTGTTATGGAGATGTTTAAAGGTGGATTGCCTGATTCAGATGTGGGTATACTATTCAGCTATGATCAGGAATGGGCGTTTCAAATTCAGCCCCATCATTATGATCTCAATTATATCAACCATTTATTAGGATACTATAAAGCCTTCTATGAAGCAAATATACCCGTTGACATGGTATCCGATGAGCAAGATTTTATGAAATATAAGCTTTTAGTGGTCCCGCTTCTATTCCTCAGCAAACCTGATCTGACTTCAAAGCTTGAAAAATATGTATCGGACGGTGGGCATTTAATTCTGACTATGCGTTCAGGAGTTAAAAATTGGAACAATACTGTGATACCAAAGATACTCCCCGGAGATTTAGCTCCAATAGCGGGGATAAAAATATCGGAATATGATTGTCTGAATGATGTCTCTCAAAGTATACGTTGGTTCTCCTCGGAACTTTTTGATAAAGTGGAGCAAGTAAGCAAATGGGCTGATATTATAACTCTTGACGGAGCAGAGGCACTAGCTTTTTATGCTGAAGATTATTACAAGGACACCCCAGCTATTACACAAAACATTTATAAGCAAGGCATCACATACTATGTAGGAACAGAGTTGGGAAATGACATTATGAAGGAATTTATATGCTATGTTGTCAAAAAGTCAAATATACAACCAATACTTCAGACTCCTAAAGGAGTTGAAATAACAAATAGAACGTCCAAGAACGGAAAATATATCTTTATATTAAACCATAATCCTAAACCTGAAGTTTTTTATATACCTTATAATTGGGAACCAGTAATAGGTCAAAGATTCTTGGTAGACAGTAAAATCAATCTGCCTCCTTATGGCACCGCAGTTTTTAAAACCAAATAA
- the rph gene encoding ribonuclease PH, with the protein MLRHDGRSNTQLRPVRILRNYIKHAEGSVLIEVGDTKVICTASVEERIPPFKKDSGEGWITAEYSMLPRATAVRNQRDISKLKLNGRSSEIQRLIGRSLRTIVDLKLLGERTITVDCDVIQADGGTRTASITGGYVALADACRTLVKNGLISKTPIIGIVAATSVGIVNGEELLDLCYIEDSNAEVDMNVIMTDKGEFIELQATGEKSSFSKKQLDKLLNLAESGIHELIKAQNEVIWKD; encoded by the coding sequence ATGTTGAGGCATGACGGAAGAAGCAATACACAATTGAGGCCGGTCAGGATTCTGAGAAATTACATTAAACATGCGGAGGGGTCAGTTCTCATAGAAGTTGGAGATACTAAAGTGATATGCACGGCTTCTGTTGAGGAGAGGATTCCTCCTTTCAAAAAGGATTCAGGAGAAGGTTGGATAACTGCTGAATATTCTATGCTTCCCAGAGCTACAGCTGTAAGGAATCAAAGAGATATTTCAAAATTAAAGCTTAATGGAAGAAGTTCTGAAATTCAGAGACTTATTGGAAGGTCACTGAGAACTATAGTTGACTTAAAACTCTTGGGTGAGAGAACCATAACCGTAGACTGTGATGTGATTCAGGCTGATGGCGGAACCAGAACCGCTTCTATTACAGGCGGATATGTTGCATTGGCAGATGCGTGCAGGACACTTGTTAAAAACGGTTTAATTTCAAAAACGCCGATTATAGGAATTGTGGCTGCAACAAGCGTAGGAATTGTTAATGGTGAGGAACTTTTAGACCTGTGCTATATCGAGGATAGTAATGCAGAGGTTGACATGAACGTCATAATGACGGATAAAGGTGAATTCATTGAATTACAGGCTACCGGTGAAAAATCAAGCTTTAGTAAGAAACAGCTTGATAAACTTCTAAATTTGGCTGAATCCGGAATACACGAGTTGATAAAGGCTCAGAATGAGGTCATATGGAAAGATTAA
- a CDS encoding ABC transporter substrate-binding protein yields MKKIFTVPVAAILAASLLLGGCGGQSGKTNPSDQSSSAEKEKMVLATVSDPRSKAILEMIDKKIKTYDPDNKFNVEIQMETYEVEQYKTKITTLMASNSQPDIFYTYEAGFMKPFVDGGKIYPISDTLEKDTEWKDRFQDGVFKPLSFDGKIYGIPLTKQLSVMFYNKKLFNEAGIAGAPKTYDEFLKDIDAFKKKNIIPVSLPSQRAWLAGELMQQLTNGVGGEDLYNKICDGTAKWDDPRFIEAATLFSDLVKKDSFQKGFLGMSQDEGRDQFRNEKAAMFYTISSDFEALTAEDSPVGKNLDFFMLPPVKTENGALNVGSIGNTFAISMTAKNIPAAAALIKTFSDKDMQENIAYTAKQFIVTKQKLDETKMAPLAIKFINATSDIKVLTPWFDRIFGSGEGTEFNNTAVAIAAGKDPADQMKKLQKFAEDNKNR; encoded by the coding sequence ATGAAGAAGATTTTTACTGTACCTGTTGCTGCAATTCTAGCTGCAAGCCTTCTATTGGGAGGATGTGGAGGGCAAAGTGGAAAAACTAATCCGTCCGACCAGTCATCTTCCGCTGAAAAAGAGAAGATGGTCTTGGCTACCGTATCGGATCCTAGAAGTAAAGCAATTCTGGAGATGATCGATAAGAAGATCAAAACCTATGATCCTGACAACAAATTTAATGTAGAAATCCAGATGGAAACGTATGAGGTTGAGCAGTATAAAACCAAGATTACAACCCTAATGGCATCTAATTCTCAGCCAGATATCTTCTACACCTATGAGGCTGGCTTTATGAAGCCGTTTGTAGATGGTGGCAAGATATACCCCATAAGTGATACACTAGAAAAGGATACTGAATGGAAGGATAGGTTTCAAGATGGTGTATTCAAACCGTTGAGTTTTGATGGTAAAATCTATGGGATTCCTTTGACAAAGCAGCTTAGTGTTATGTTTTATAATAAAAAGCTGTTTAATGAGGCTGGAATAGCCGGTGCTCCAAAAACTTATGATGAGTTCCTAAAGGATATTGACGCCTTCAAAAAGAAAAATATTATTCCTGTCAGTCTTCCATCACAGAGGGCATGGTTAGCCGGAGAATTAATGCAGCAATTGACAAACGGTGTGGGAGGAGAAGACTTATATAACAAGATTTGTGACGGTACGGCTAAATGGGATGATCCCCGGTTTATTGAGGCCGCTACTCTGTTCTCAGATCTTGTAAAAAAAGACTCCTTCCAAAAGGGTTTCCTTGGAATGTCTCAGGATGAAGGACGTGATCAATTTAGAAATGAAAAGGCTGCCATGTTCTATACTATTTCGTCAGATTTTGAAGCTTTGACAGCAGAAGATTCTCCTGTAGGAAAGAATCTAGATTTCTTTATGCTTCCTCCTGTAAAGACTGAAAATGGTGCACTCAATGTAGGCTCAATAGGTAATACCTTTGCCATAAGCATGACGGCAAAGAATATCCCGGCTGCAGCGGCACTTATTAAAACTTTTTCAGACAAAGATATGCAGGAAAATATTGCGTACACAGCTAAGCAGTTTATTGTTACAAAGCAGAAACTGGATGAGACGAAAATGGCTCCTTTGGCGATCAAGTTCATTAATGCTACAAGCGATATAAAGGTTCTCACGCCGTGGTTTGACAGAATTTTTGGATCAGGAGAGGGTACTGAGTTTAATAATACTGCAGTAGCCATTGCTGCAGGAAAAGATCCTGCGGATCAGATGAAGAAACTGCAGAAATTTGCGGAAGATAATAAGAACAGATAA
- a CDS encoding N-acetylmuramoyl-L-alanine amidase, producing MMKKTYLKRMLACILGCFLVLIPQFSVFAAQTLTMDYDGKKVKYSDAVYKITVDGKELKTDFPGIIFNKVTMLPVRAVFENLGGKVLWSSKTQLMDVSYNGLKLQFKNNDTNAKIDGKTYKLTTQAKKINDRLIIPVDFIKNIKGISATVDIKSKSINIKTLKVIPPKGDNQNVTPEKPTEPVKEKPTDEPQKSLVKKVFNSYLTYIGNQDRVYFAFKGIALTSTSSTIKKYFAENYDKENGKYTITVPATAKLQLAESTYKIDDDYVDSIIISQDKKTLATKFDFIVKKEFTFFTSYNKDLKQTEVNLLTPAKEGERLVVIDAGHGGVDPGASGGSINEKNVNLDIALKLEKLLKAKKINTFMLRQDDTFVGLYDRPYIANALNATLFLSIHNNSFDRSTANGTETLYYPEKAGDKSFTGQKFAQLIQNSLMSRLDTYNRKTVSRPGLVVLKYAHMPSSLAEIGFLTNPGDLQRLTNQSFQQKTAEALCDAIIKGLEQINKEQESKKEEAKKEEAKKEEAKKEEARQTEDNEQENKEVQINQK from the coding sequence ATGATGAAAAAAACGTATTTAAAGAGAATGCTGGCATGTATTTTGGGATGTTTTTTGGTATTAATACCTCAGTTTTCTGTGTTTGCAGCACAGACGCTGACTATGGATTATGATGGGAAGAAAGTGAAATATTCTGATGCCGTTTACAAAATCACAGTTGACGGTAAGGAATTAAAAACAGATTTTCCCGGTATTATATTTAATAAAGTTACAATGCTTCCAGTCAGAGCAGTGTTTGAAAATTTGGGCGGCAAGGTTTTATGGAGCAGTAAAACACAGCTTATGGATGTTTCTTATAATGGATTAAAGCTCCAATTTAAAAATAATGACACAAATGCAAAAATTGACGGAAAGACCTATAAACTTACAACGCAGGCTAAAAAAATTAACGACAGACTTATAATACCTGTTGATTTCATAAAAAATATAAAAGGTATTTCTGCTACGGTAGACATTAAGAGCAAATCTATAAATATAAAAACACTAAAAGTTATTCCTCCTAAAGGTGATAATCAGAATGTAACCCCTGAAAAGCCTACTGAACCGGTAAAGGAAAAGCCCACTGATGAACCCCAAAAATCACTTGTAAAGAAAGTGTTTAATTCCTACCTTACATATATAGGCAATCAAGACAGGGTATACTTTGCTTTCAAAGGTATTGCATTAACAAGTACAAGTTCTACTATAAAAAAATATTTTGCCGAAAATTATGATAAGGAAAACGGAAAATATACTATTACAGTACCTGCAACAGCAAAGTTGCAACTTGCAGAAAGCACATATAAAATTGATGACGACTATGTTGATTCTATAATCATTTCACAGGATAAGAAAACCTTGGCTACCAAATTTGATTTTATTGTCAAAAAAGAGTTTACATTTTTCACTTCATATAATAAAGATTTAAAACAAACAGAAGTAAATCTTCTCACACCAGCAAAAGAAGGGGAAAGGCTGGTTGTTATAGATGCGGGACATGGAGGTGTTGACCCGGGTGCTTCAGGTGGTTCTATCAACGAAAAGAATGTAAATCTGGATATTGCTCTAAAACTGGAAAAATTATTGAAGGCTAAAAAGATAAATACCTTTATGTTAAGACAGGATGATACATTTGTAGGTCTTTACGACAGACCGTATATAGCAAATGCTTTAAATGCAACACTGTTTTTAAGTATACATAATAATTCATTCGATAGAAGTACTGCAAACGGTACTGAAACCCTGTATTATCCTGAAAAAGCAGGAGATAAATCATTTACAGGTCAAAAATTTGCTCAATTAATCCAGAATTCACTTATGAGCAGATTGGATACATATAATAGAAAAACTGTCTCAAGACCCGGCTTAGTTGTTCTCAAATATGCACATATGCCTTCTAGCCTGGCAGAAATCGGATTCCTGACAAATCCAGGTGACTTGCAAAGGCTTACTAATCAGAGTTTTCAGCAAAAGACTGCCGAGGCATTATGTGACGCCATAATCAAGGGGCTTGAACAAATAAATAAAGAACAGGAAAGTAAGAAAGAAGAAGCTAAGAAAGAAGAAGCTAAGAAAGAAGAAGCTAAGAAAGAAGAAGCCCGACAAACAGAAGATAATGAGCAAGAAAATAAGGAAGTACAAATTAACCAAAAATAA
- a CDS encoding XTP/dITP diphosphatase, translating to MERLIVATKNKGKIVEIKQVLSGLPLEVISMNEAGIDIDVVEDGVTFEENSLKKALEINKVSKSMVLADDSGLEVDFLDGAPGIYSARFGGPEASDADRNKKLLEMLKDVPFEKRTARFVCAIAVVFPDGRHFVVRGTCEGFVDFECKGSNGFGYDPLFFVQQFDKTMAEIDADLKNKMSHRAKALALMQEKLQKYL from the coding sequence ATGGAAAGATTAATTGTTGCTACAAAAAATAAGGGAAAAATAGTTGAAATCAAGCAGGTGTTATCAGGACTGCCACTCGAGGTTATATCAATGAATGAAGCAGGTATTGATATTGATGTAGTCGAGGATGGAGTGACTTTTGAAGAAAATTCTCTGAAAAAGGCTCTTGAAATAAATAAAGTGTCAAAAAGCATGGTTTTGGCGGATGATTCAGGTTTGGAAGTTGACTTTCTGGACGGAGCTCCGGGAATTTATTCAGCCAGATTTGGAGGACCTGAAGCAAGTGATGCCGATAGAAATAAAAAGTTATTGGAAATGTTAAAGGACGTACCTTTTGAAAAGAGAACTGCAAGGTTTGTATGTGCAATAGCGGTAGTATTTCCCGATGGCAGGCACTTTGTAGTCAGGGGAACCTGTGAGGGATTTGTAGATTTCGAATGTAAAGGCAGTAATGGCTTTGGTTACGACCCCCTTTTCTTTGTACAGCAATTTGATAAGACTATGGCTGAAATAGATGCGGATTTGAAAAACAAAATGAGCCATCGTGCAAAGGCGTTGGCATTAATGCAGGAAAAATTACAGAAATACTTATAA
- a CDS encoding carbohydrate ABC transporter permease yields MNNVLSNKKYIAIFVLPAFIFYTVFVLFPIGYNVYLSFFRTNLMGNSTFIGITNYINLINDQFFVMAFKNNIFLMIGSLLAHLPLALFFANALFQKIKGSKIFQYVFFLPTVICGVAVGMMFNFVYNSEFGIVNKILDIINLGNLKMGWLNNEKTVMYALIFVIMWRFVGYHMVIQLAAMKSIPESLYESASLEGATRWQQFRNITFPLIRNILKIDTILIITGSIKYYDLVAVMTKGGPNHASEVMSTYMFYQGFRTMKFGYASAIGIILLILCLLVIMGVNYFAKTEDYEY; encoded by the coding sequence ATGAATAATGTTTTGAGTAACAAAAAATATATTGCTATATTTGTTCTGCCAGCATTCATTTTTTATACAGTATTTGTACTTTTTCCAATTGGCTATAATGTGTATCTCAGCTTTTTCAGAACAAATCTCATGGGCAATTCGACCTTCATTGGAATAACAAACTATATTAATTTGATTAACGATCAGTTTTTTGTAATGGCCTTTAAAAACAATATCTTTTTGATGATTGGTTCTCTGCTGGCACATTTGCCGCTTGCTCTATTTTTTGCAAATGCTCTTTTTCAAAAAATAAAGGGAAGCAAGATTTTTCAATATGTGTTTTTTCTGCCTACAGTCATATGTGGTGTTGCTGTAGGTATGATGTTTAACTTTGTATATAACTCCGAATTCGGTATAGTAAACAAAATTCTTGACATTATTAATCTTGGCAATCTAAAAATGGGATGGTTGAATAATGAAAAAACCGTAATGTATGCATTGATCTTTGTAATTATGTGGAGGTTTGTCGGCTACCATATGGTTATTCAGTTAGCTGCAATGAAGTCTATCCCGGAAAGCCTTTATGAGAGCGCATCTCTCGAAGGTGCCACCCGTTGGCAACAGTTCCGAAACATAACTTTTCCACTTATCAGAAATATACTTAAGATCGATACCATACTTATTATTACGGGCTCCATAAAGTATTATGATCTGGTTGCTGTTATGACTAAAGGTGGTCCTAATCATGCCAGCGAAGTTATGTCTACTTATATGTTTTATCAGGGATTTAGAACGATGAAATTCGGCTATGCTAGTGCTATAGGAATAATTCTTCTGATTTTATGCCTTTTAGTTATTATGGGAGTGAATTATTTTGCAAAGACCGAGGATTACGAATATTAA
- a CDS encoding GerMN domain-containing protein, protein MKKIISIMLVILLLSTGCSFIGHKEKQEPGVQVAKQTLNSSATNTAQSSKTAASATASSSKGMAMAEGTSAPTTTSSMVSGNYSGSQINNLVIDNGAGKGMVPASDKTNLLITLYYKNKKGLLVPVTRTVKKQEGLAKAAILGLVNEAVTREKLDYYGLYPVLPKGTKVKGINIKDKVAVIDFSKEFLNLSGKQEEQEAVASIVYTLTGFSTVSDVRFRVEGKEITTLENGLDLSALRNRSNTLINSSDTQIKDGCVKCDLYYVSDDSNNHNYLVPVSVQIPQSDPNGIPELIFNELSKKPNDTTYFTSIPEGTKLLSFDKQGSTAVLDFSSQISNYGGSEKEDSLLNQIYYTMSQMKGIHKIKLLINGKEKPLPEGTEVASAKSVPVTINKVIDN, encoded by the coding sequence ATGAAAAAAATTATTAGTATTATGTTGGTAATTTTGCTTTTATCGACAGGATGCTCTTTTATTGGTCACAAAGAAAAGCAGGAGCCCGGTGTTCAGGTGGCAAAGCAAACCCTTAATTCTTCTGCAACAAATACAGCTCAGAGTTCTAAAACAGCTGCTTCCGCCACAGCCAGCAGTTCAAAGGGAATGGCAATGGCGGAAGGCACGTCAGCTCCCACGACAACAAGTTCTATGGTAAGCGGTAATTATTCCGGCAGCCAGATTAACAATCTTGTTATAGATAACGGGGCAGGTAAAGGTATGGTTCCTGCTTCTGATAAAACCAATCTTCTTATAACTTTATACTACAAAAACAAAAAGGGATTACTTGTACCTGTTACAAGAACAGTGAAAAAACAGGAAGGTCTTGCAAAAGCAGCAATCCTTGGTCTTGTAAATGAAGCTGTAACCAGAGAAAAGCTGGATTACTACGGACTTTACCCCGTACTGCCCAAAGGCACAAAGGTAAAAGGCATAAATATTAAGGACAAGGTAGCAGTAATTGACTTTTCCAAGGAGTTTTTAAACTTGTCAGGTAAGCAGGAAGAACAAGAGGCTGTAGCTTCCATTGTGTATACACTGACTGGTTTCTCAACAGTATCAGACGTCAGATTTAGGGTTGAAGGGAAGGAAATAACAACTCTTGAAAATGGATTGGACTTATCAGCTCTCCGAAATAGAAGCAATACATTAATTAATTCAAGTGATACTCAAATTAAGGACGGTTGTGTGAAATGTGACTTATACTACGTATCAGATGACAGCAATAATCACAATTATCTTGTACCTGTATCTGTACAGATACCCCAGAGTGACCCTAACGGCATACCTGAACTAATATTTAACGAATTGAGTAAAAAGCCAAATGATACAACATACTTTACATCTATTCCGGAGGGTACAAAGCTTTTATCCTTTGACAAACAGGGAAGCACTGCTGTTCTGGACTTTTCGAGTCAGATTTCAAATTATGGCGGTTCAGAAAAAGAGGATAGTCTTCTAAACCAAATATATTATACAATGAGCCAGATGAAAGGAATACACAAAATAAAACTCCTTATAAACGGTAAGGAAAAGCCTCTGCCGGAGGGCACAGAAGTGGCTTCAGCAAAGAGTGTTCCTGTAACCATTAACAAGGTAATAGATAACTAA